The genomic segment TACTCGCGAAGAGTTAGCGCAACGGAAACGGGAACATCCTGAGTTAGAAGCCGATATGAGTTTTGCGGGAACGGTCTCCGGCAATCAAAACTCCTCTCAGCAGTAAGCTGGAAATACTGGAAAATATTGCTTAGGAAAAGAGCATGGATGCATTCAGGTAATTATTGTGGAGTCGGATGAAGCTACTCGCATCCAACTGAGAACCGAGTTGCGCCAACAAGCGGGGATTGAAATTGCCAGTGAAGCGACCAATGGGGAAACGGGATTGGTTTTATTGGAATCGATTCCTGTTGATCTCGCAATCGCGCCCATGATCCTATCGGATATGGATGGGGTCACCTTTACTCAGAAGGTGCGCCAGTTACAAGCAGAAGATGAGGAACTGACCTTTAAAGTTTTATTGCGTTGTTCCCTCCAATCAGAAAAACAGGTAATTGCTGCCTTTGCTGCGGGTGCGGAAGCCTATTGTCGGGA from the Cyanobacteria bacterium GSL.Bin1 genome contains:
- a CDS encoding response regulator, with the translated sequence MESDEATRIQLRTELRQQAGIEIASEATNGETGLVLLESIPVDLAIAPMILSDMDGVTFTQKVRQLQAEDEELTFKVLLRCSLQSEKQVIAAFAAGAEAYCRDDLSIAELAKKVKTTHEQGLAFDSAIAQVIQNYATELELNDADQNLLKEMAQGASQADLCEAITQLRTHLQSSDRVHSALNALRTG